One window of the Acidobacteriota bacterium genome contains the following:
- a CDS encoding aminoacyl-histidine dipeptidase, with the protein MKTKIPGLKPAALWKHFFALAAIPHCSKHEAQAAQYVLAQARRLGLPARQDAAGNVVVTKPASDPAKTGPAVVLQGHLDMVCEKNETTAHDFAKEGIHPVRDGDYIRAQGTTLGADNGIGVAAALAVMEAKDLVHGPMEFLFTIDEETGLTGAFQLGADMLTGNRMLNLDSEEEGAVYIGCAGGMDTVATSPVRTVPLPAGRAVYRLKVAGLKGGHSGLDIATGRGNAIKLAARILWTLRRQFTVDIMTLTGGSKRNAIPRETFVTVALEPGQVAAVAQALRALETDIRSELGSADPDCQILFEPHTSNLERMLDAADAERVVQFLYAGPHGVIAMTPDIPGLVQTSTNLAIVELLPEQVRVSMSHRSSVESHKHDVGRMVAAYCALAGFAVEQGSGYPGWKPNLQSALLKTAIEVHQKTFRKKPEIKAIHAGLECGIIGEKYPGMDMISIGPIILGAHSPDERVSIPSVAHFWKYLKAMLAEL; encoded by the coding sequence ATGAAAACCAAGATCCCCGGACTGAAACCCGCGGCGCTGTGGAAGCACTTCTTCGCCCTGGCCGCCATCCCCCACTGCTCGAAGCACGAGGCCCAGGCGGCCCAGTACGTGCTGGCCCAGGCCCGGCGCCTGGGGTTGCCGGCGCGGCAGGACGCGGCGGGCAACGTGGTGGTGACCAAGCCGGCCAGCGATCCCGCCAAGACCGGTCCGGCGGTGGTGCTCCAGGGCCACCTGGACATGGTGTGCGAGAAGAACGAAACCACCGCCCACGATTTCGCCAAGGAAGGGATCCATCCGGTGCGGGACGGGGATTACATCCGCGCCCAGGGGACCACCCTCGGCGCCGACAACGGCATCGGCGTGGCGGCGGCCCTGGCGGTGATGGAGGCCAAGGATCTGGTCCACGGCCCCATGGAGTTTCTCTTCACCATCGACGAGGAGACCGGGCTGACCGGCGCCTTCCAGCTCGGCGCCGACATGCTCACGGGCAACCGGATGCTCAACCTCGACAGCGAGGAGGAGGGCGCCGTCTACATCGGCTGCGCCGGCGGCATGGACACGGTGGCCACCAGCCCCGTCCGTACGGTGCCGCTGCCGGCCGGCCGGGCCGTCTACCGCCTGAAGGTGGCGGGGCTCAAGGGCGGCCACTCCGGACTGGACATCGCCACCGGGCGCGGCAACGCCATCAAGCTGGCGGCGCGGATCCTGTGGACGCTGCGGCGCCAGTTCACCGTGGACATCATGACCCTGACCGGCGGCTCCAAGCGCAACGCCATCCCGCGCGAAACCTTCGTGACCGTGGCGCTGGAACCGGGGCAGGTGGCGGCCGTGGCGCAGGCGCTCCGCGCGCTGGAAACGGACATCCGCTCGGAGCTCGGCTCGGCCGACCCCGACTGCCAGATCCTGTTCGAGCCCCACACCTCGAACCTGGAGCGGATGCTCGACGCGGCCGACGCCGAGCGGGTGGTGCAATTCCTGTACGCCGGCCCCCACGGCGTCATCGCCATGACGCCGGACATCCCGGGCCTGGTCCAGACCAGCACGAACCTGGCCATCGTGGAGCTGCTGCCCGAGCAGGTGCGCGTCTCCATGAGCCACCGCTCCTCGGTGGAGAGCCACAAGCATGACGTGGGCCGGATGGTGGCCGCCTACTGCGCCCTGGCCGGCTTCGCGGTGGAGCAGGGTTCCGGCTACCCCGGCTGGAAGCCCAACCTGCAGTCGGCGCTCCTGAAGACCGCCATCGAGGTGCACCAGAAGACGTTCCGCAAGAAGCCGGAGATCAAGGCGATCCACGCCGGCCTCGAGTGCGGCATCATCGGCGAGAAGTACCCGGGCATGGACATGATCTCCATCGGCCCCATCATCTTGGGCGCCCACTCCCCCGACGAGCGGGTGAGCATCCCGTCGGTGGCCCACTTCTGGAAGTACCTGAAGGCGATGCTGGCGGAACTGTAG
- the amrB gene encoding AmmeMemoRadiSam system protein B encodes MVRKFALVACAVLGLVIARSPHGAADDRAKLLAQVGLKPTATGRGQMDTVGFASTAAQMDMVRAQAAAAAEPREAAIRAEHGWTDAEPRFVAAVCPHDDYYYASRLYQLALTRVRAPVVVLFGVFHKARAFDVSDRLVFDRFATWHGPYGPVKVSGLREDLLARIRFEDRVVDNDMHQVEHSLEALVPFLQANNPNVEIVPILVPHMEWPVMERLAGELGRALVESCRARGWTPGRDVAFICSADAVHYGDAGWGMSPYCPFGSDLEGYRQAVAQDRRILADHLTGPVRAERLKAFLYRCVEPGDVARYRITWCGRFSIPLGLQVADRVTRELGGRQLRGTLLDYGTSVSEASLDDADLRGLGTTAPNNLHHFVGYAAVGYYETDRQAD; translated from the coding sequence ATGGTGCGGAAGTTCGCTCTGGTGGCCTGTGCGGTCCTGGGCCTCGTCATCGCCCGCTCGCCCCATGGTGCGGCCGACGACCGGGCGAAGCTGCTGGCCCAGGTGGGGCTCAAGCCCACGGCGACCGGCCGCGGCCAGATGGACACGGTGGGTTTCGCCAGCACCGCCGCGCAGATGGACATGGTCCGCGCCCAGGCCGCCGCAGCCGCCGAGCCGCGGGAGGCCGCGATCCGGGCCGAGCACGGCTGGACCGACGCCGAGCCGCGGTTCGTGGCTGCCGTCTGCCCCCACGACGACTACTACTACGCCAGCCGCCTCTATCAGCTCGCGCTGACGCGCGTGCGGGCGCCGGTGGTGGTGCTGTTCGGCGTGTTCCACAAGGCGCGCGCCTTCGACGTGAGCGACCGGCTGGTGTTCGACCGCTTCGCCACCTGGCACGGGCCGTACGGGCCGGTGAAGGTGTCGGGGCTGCGGGAGGACCTGCTGGCCCGCATCCGGTTCGAGGACCGCGTCGTGGACAACGACATGCACCAGGTGGAGCACTCGCTGGAGGCCTTGGTGCCGTTCCTCCAAGCGAACAACCCGAACGTGGAAATCGTGCCCATCCTCGTCCCGCACATGGAGTGGCCGGTGATGGAGCGGCTGGCCGGCGAACTGGGGCGGGCGCTGGTCGAGTCGTGCCGTGCGCGGGGCTGGACGCCGGGGCGCGACGTCGCCTTCATCTGTTCCGCCGACGCCGTCCACTACGGGGACGCCGGCTGGGGGATGTCGCCGTACTGCCCCTTCGGATCGGACCTGGAAGGCTACCGGCAGGCGGTGGCGCAGGACCGGCGGATCCTCGCCGACCACCTGACCGGGCCCGTGCGGGCGGAGCGGCTCAAGGCCTTCCTGTACCGCTGCGTGGAGCCGGGGGACGTGGCCCGCTACCGGATCACCTGGTGCGGCCGCTTCTCCATCCCGCTGGGCCTGCAGGTGGCGGACCGGGTGACGCGGGAGCTCGGGGGCCGGCAGTTGCGGGGCACGCTGCTGGACTACGGCACCAGCGTCTCGGAGGCGTCGCTGGACGACGCCGATCTCCGGGGCCTCGGCACGACGGCGCCCAACAACCTGCATCACTTCGTGGGCTACGCGGCGGTGGGCTATTACGAAACGGATCGTCAGGCGGATTGA
- a CDS encoding cobalamin B12-binding domain-containing protein, with the protein MERKIRVLIAKPGLDGHDRGAKVIARALRDAGMEVIYTGLRQTPEQIVAAALQEDVDVIGVSILSGAHMHLFPKIMDLVKANQMDDVLVFGGGIIPEGDVPQLQAMGVAAIFPPGTSTQSVIEFLKERFQAAKA; encoded by the coding sequence ATGGAACGGAAGATCCGCGTGCTCATCGCCAAGCCGGGACTCGACGGCCACGACCGCGGCGCCAAGGTCATCGCCCGGGCGCTGCGCGACGCCGGCATGGAGGTCATCTACACGGGACTGCGCCAGACGCCGGAGCAGATCGTCGCCGCCGCGCTCCAGGAAGACGTGGACGTGATCGGCGTCTCCATCCTCTCGGGCGCCCACATGCACCTGTTCCCCAAGATCATGGACCTGGTGAAGGCCAACCAGATGGACGACGTGCTCGTTTTCGGCGGCGGCATCATCCCCGAGGGGGACGTGCCCCAGCTCCAGGCCATGGGCGTGGCCGCCATCTTCCCCCCCGGCACATCCACCCAGTCGGTGATTGAATTTCTGAAGGAGCGCTTCCAGGCCGCCAAGGCCTGA
- a CDS encoding dipeptidase, with the protein MDALDFLAQHETEHLEQLKELLRIPSVSAQSEHAADTRRCAGWVADHLRGIGLSAEVCETGGHPAVIAEYQGPAGAPTVLVYGHYDVQPADPVELWQSAPFDPIESDGYLLARGVTDDKGQFFAHVKGAEACLRTAGAIPCSLKFLIEGEEESGSAHLNPFIEANRERLAADVVVISDGCQYGPDMPAINFGLRGLAFVEVKITGPDRDLHSGSYGGAVANPVNMLARMIGQLHFADGRIRVPGFYDRVYTATAWEREQFARLPFDAKAYRRSTGAPALWGEPGYTPLERTWIRPTLDVNGITGGYQGEGGKTIIPAWASAKITMRLVPDMTPEDTAAKLEAYLRQICPPSVRLEVIHHGGAPAVQVPVDGPWLEAAARALETGFGRRPFFTKEGGSIPVVGTFKSVLGIDTLLIGFGQQTDNPHSPNERMLIRDFHRGGRTSVALFHELAGVRR; encoded by the coding sequence ATGGACGCCCTGGATTTCCTGGCTCAGCATGAAACCGAACACCTGGAGCAGCTCAAGGAACTGCTGCGAATCCCCAGCGTCAGCGCCCAGTCCGAGCACGCCGCCGACACGCGCCGCTGCGCCGGCTGGGTGGCGGACCATCTGCGCGGCATCGGCCTGTCGGCCGAGGTGTGCGAGACCGGCGGCCACCCGGCGGTGATCGCCGAGTACCAGGGGCCTGCCGGCGCGCCGACGGTACTCGTCTACGGCCACTACGACGTCCAGCCGGCCGACCCGGTGGAGTTGTGGCAGAGCGCGCCCTTCGACCCCATCGAGTCGGACGGCTACCTGCTGGCCCGCGGCGTCACCGACGACAAGGGTCAGTTTTTCGCCCACGTCAAGGGCGCCGAGGCGTGCCTCCGCACCGCCGGCGCCATCCCGTGCAGCTTGAAGTTCCTCATCGAGGGCGAGGAGGAGTCCGGTTCCGCCCACCTGAACCCGTTCATCGAAGCCAACCGCGAGCGGCTGGCCGCCGACGTGGTGGTGATCTCCGACGGCTGCCAGTACGGGCCGGACATGCCCGCCATCAATTTCGGCCTGCGCGGGCTGGCGTTTGTCGAAGTCAAGATCACCGGCCCCGACCGGGACCTGCACTCGGGTTCCTACGGCGGCGCGGTGGCCAATCCCGTCAACATGCTGGCCCGGATGATCGGCCAGCTCCACTTCGCCGACGGCCGCATCCGGGTGCCCGGGTTCTACGACCGGGTGTACACCGCCACCGCCTGGGAGCGGGAGCAGTTCGCCCGGCTGCCGTTCGACGCCAAAGCTTACCGGCGCTCCACCGGCGCGCCGGCGCTCTGGGGCGAGCCGGGCTACACACCGCTGGAGCGCACCTGGATCCGGCCCACCCTCGACGTCAACGGCATCACCGGCGGCTACCAGGGCGAGGGGGGCAAGACCATCATCCCGGCGTGGGCATCGGCCAAGATCACCATGCGGTTGGTGCCCGACATGACCCCCGAGGACACGGCGGCCAAGCTCGAGGCGTACCTGCGGCAGATCTGCCCGCCGTCCGTCCGGCTGGAAGTGATCCATCACGGCGGCGCCCCGGCGGTGCAGGTGCCCGTGGACGGCCCCTGGCTCGAGGCAGCCGCGCGCGCGCTCGAGACGGGCTTCGGCCGACGCCCCTTCTTCACGAAGGAGGGCGGCTCGATCCCGGTGGTGGGCACCTTCAAGTCGGTGCTGGGCATCGACACTCTGCTCATCGGCTTCGGCCAGCAGACCGACAACCCGCATTCGCCCAACGAGCGGATGCTCATCCGCGATTTCCACCGGGGCGGCCGCACATCGGTGGCCCTGTTCCACGAACTGGCCGGCGTGCGCCGCTGA